From a single Alkalihalophilus pseudofirmus genomic region:
- the thrC gene encoding threonine synthase — protein MSKWNGLLHEYKEFLPVNDKTPMLTLKEGNTPLIPLETLSKEWGVELYVKVEGANPTGSFKDRGMVMAVAKAKEEGSDTIICASTGNTSAAAAAYGARLGMRCIVVIPEGKIALGKLAQAVMYGAEVIEIKGNFDHALEIVRAISETEPITLVNSVNPYRIEGQKTAAFEVCDALGQAPDVLAIPVGNAGNITAYWKGFNEYHEKKGTGLPEMRGFEAEGAAAIVRDEVIEEPETVATAIRIGNPASWSQAVTAANDSNGAIDYVTDEEILEAYQLLAKREGVFAEPASCASLAGVKKQLASGELKKGSKIVCVLTGNGLKDPSTAMDTVAVKPTVLPNEKDAFLSHIKGGVKL, from the coding sequence ATGAGCAAATGGAATGGGTTACTTCATGAATATAAAGAATTTTTACCAGTGAATGACAAAACGCCAATGTTAACGTTAAAAGAAGGAAATACTCCTTTGATCCCTCTTGAAACTCTGTCAAAGGAATGGGGAGTGGAGCTATATGTTAAGGTAGAAGGGGCAAACCCGACTGGTTCTTTTAAAGATCGCGGAATGGTCATGGCTGTTGCGAAAGCAAAGGAAGAAGGCAGTGACACAATTATTTGTGCTTCAACAGGAAATACGTCAGCAGCGGCTGCGGCTTACGGTGCGCGTCTTGGCATGAGATGTATTGTCGTTATCCCTGAAGGCAAAATTGCTCTTGGTAAATTAGCACAAGCTGTCATGTACGGGGCTGAAGTCATCGAGATTAAAGGAAACTTTGATCATGCGCTTGAAATTGTTCGTGCAATTAGTGAAACGGAGCCGATTACGCTGGTAAACTCGGTAAACCCTTATCGAATTGAAGGGCAGAAAACGGCTGCATTTGAAGTATGTGATGCACTTGGGCAAGCGCCGGATGTACTTGCAATCCCTGTAGGAAATGCCGGAAATATTACAGCGTATTGGAAAGGGTTTAACGAATACCACGAAAAGAAAGGTACGGGCCTTCCTGAAATGCGTGGGTTTGAGGCAGAGGGAGCAGCCGCGATTGTTCGTGATGAAGTTATTGAAGAGCCTGAAACCGTTGCTACAGCCATTCGTATCGGAAATCCTGCCAGCTGGTCTCAAGCGGTAACTGCAGCTAATGATTCAAATGGAGCCATTGATTATGTAACAGATGAAGAAATTTTAGAGGCGTATCAACTTTTAGCTAAGCGTGAAGGGGTATTTGCTGAACCGGCATCTTGCGCTTCATTAGCAGGTGTGAAAAAGCAGCTTGCTTCAGGTGAATTAAAGAAAGGCTCAAAGATTGTATGTGTGTTAACAGGAAACGGCTTAAAAGATCCAAGCACAGCAATGGATACAGTAGCTGTTAAACCAACGGTTCTTCCTAATGAAAAGGATGCATTCTTATCTCATATTAAAGGAGGGGTTAAGCTGTGA
- a CDS encoding homoserine dehydrogenase, whose translation MKQGINVGLLGLGTVGTGVISIIKQHQQELKHQVGCAVNVAKVLVRDIDKKRGVEVEENWLTTDPAEVCCDPEIDVVIEVMGGVEDTKEHLANALKNKKHVVTANKDLMALYGAELLHLASENGCDLFYEASVAGGIPILRSLADGLAADRITKMMGIVNGTTNYILTKMSQEGSPYLDVLAQAQELGFAESDPTSDVEGLDAARKMAILSTLGFSMDVSLEDVSVKGISQVTDRDLHYCEQLGYTMKLIGIAKRDDDRIEVSVGPTLLPNDHPLAAVNNEYNAVYVYGEAVGETMFYGPGAGSLPTATAVVSDLVTVMKNMRLGVNGHTVHAPLHEKVLKEDKEIDSKYFLRMRVTDKAGTFSAITSLFAEYEVSFEKLLQLPLDGGEEAEVIVITHHTSKENYQELYERLQALEVVENVESSYRVEGGQ comes from the coding sequence ATGAAACAAGGCATCAATGTAGGGTTATTAGGACTTGGAACGGTAGGAACAGGGGTTATTTCGATTATTAAACAGCACCAGCAGGAATTAAAGCATCAAGTAGGATGCGCTGTAAATGTGGCCAAGGTGCTTGTTCGTGATATAGATAAGAAACGTGGAGTTGAAGTTGAGGAAAACTGGCTGACAACAGACCCTGCGGAAGTATGCTGCGACCCAGAGATTGATGTGGTGATTGAAGTGATGGGCGGTGTGGAAGATACGAAAGAACATCTTGCCAATGCCCTAAAAAATAAAAAGCATGTCGTAACTGCAAATAAAGATTTAATGGCACTGTACGGAGCAGAGCTTTTGCATCTCGCTTCAGAAAACGGCTGTGACCTGTTTTATGAGGCAAGTGTAGCTGGAGGAATTCCTATTTTGAGAAGCTTAGCTGACGGCTTAGCGGCTGATCGGATTACAAAGATGATGGGGATTGTGAATGGGACAACAAACTATATCTTAACAAAGATGTCGCAAGAAGGAAGTCCATACTTAGATGTATTAGCCCAAGCGCAGGAATTGGGTTTTGCAGAAAGTGATCCGACTTCTGATGTGGAAGGATTAGATGCTGCAAGAAAGATGGCAATTCTTTCTACTTTAGGGTTCTCGATGGATGTTAGTCTTGAAGATGTCTCAGTCAAAGGGATTTCACAAGTAACGGATCGCGACCTTCATTACTGTGAACAGCTTGGTTATACAATGAAATTAATCGGTATCGCTAAGCGTGATGATGACCGAATTGAAGTAAGTGTAGGACCGACACTTCTGCCAAATGACCATCCGCTAGCTGCTGTAAATAATGAATACAATGCCGTTTATGTTTACGGAGAAGCAGTTGGAGAGACAATGTTCTATGGCCCAGGTGCTGGCTCGCTGCCGACAGCAACAGCAGTGGTTTCAGATTTAGTGACAGTGATGAAGAACATGCGCTTAGGAGTGAATGGTCATACCGTTCATGCGCCGCTTCATGAGAAGGTACTTAAAGAAGATAAGGAAATTGATTCTAAGTATTTCTTACGAATGAGAGTGACAGATAAAGCAGGTACATTCTCTGCTATTACTTCGTTATTTGCAGAATATGAAGTCAGCTTTGAGAAGCTTCTGCAGCTTCCGCTAGATGGGGGAGAAGAAGCTGAAGTTATTGTTATTACGCATCATACAAGCAAAGAGAATTATCAGGAATTATATGAACGTTTACAAGCGCTTGAGGTTGTAGAAAACGTAGAGAGCAGCTACCGTGTTGAGGGAGGACAATAA
- the yutH gene encoding spore coat putative kinase YutH yields MFERNVYDQYGLYCDSRFALGDFEGFEAGGKSYVFFPKEDCASKEQEMLDYAEYYRSIGDASMLTLQKTKSNGNVGLIDGQEVYLFEMPEPERNGGLHLESSYDIGGHLATIHYYGKQMPQTRKSHDYFGQWHKLWEKRLEQLEGWYQQISYEQPRSYVDEAFLYSYPYYMGLTENAIQYAVDARLDDPAHDKEQGTVCHRRFTDQTWLVTSTRGGIIKRPTEFVYDHPCRDIAEWIRQKRYDQALSRNNNWEDVHSFIEGYEQYEPLSTYAWRLTYARLLFPVHYFESIENYYRAQINEDKQEHGQVFFSLIEQEGENEQFLKQFSEMIRIPKTSSRTPNVEWL; encoded by the coding sequence GTGTTTGAGCGCAATGTATATGATCAGTACGGGCTTTATTGTGACTCGCGTTTTGCTTTAGGAGACTTTGAAGGATTTGAAGCCGGCGGGAAGTCGTATGTATTCTTTCCAAAAGAAGATTGTGCTTCAAAAGAACAAGAAATGCTTGATTATGCTGAATATTACCGTTCGATTGGCGATGCTTCTATGCTCACTTTGCAAAAAACGAAATCAAACGGAAATGTCGGACTGATTGACGGGCAGGAAGTTTATTTATTTGAAATGCCTGAACCTGAGCGAAATGGAGGCCTCCACTTAGAATCTAGTTATGACATTGGCGGTCACTTAGCTACGATTCATTATTACGGAAAGCAAATGCCTCAAACGAGGAAATCGCATGACTATTTTGGACAGTGGCATAAGTTATGGGAGAAGAGACTTGAGCAGCTTGAGGGCTGGTATCAACAGATTAGTTATGAGCAGCCAAGATCCTATGTTGATGAGGCTTTTTTGTACTCTTACCCATATTATATGGGTCTTACAGAAAATGCGATTCAATATGCGGTCGATGCAAGGCTTGATGATCCTGCTCATGACAAGGAGCAAGGGACGGTATGTCATAGACGATTTACAGATCAAACATGGCTTGTGACATCTACACGAGGCGGCATCATAAAACGACCGACAGAATTTGTATATGATCATCCTTGCCGAGATATCGCAGAGTGGATTAGACAAAAGCGCTACGATCAGGCGCTAAGCCGTAATAATAATTGGGAAGATGTGCATTCATTTATTGAAGGCTATGAGCAATATGAACCTTTAAGCACGTATGCTTGGAGATTAACCTATGCTCGGCTGCTTTTCCCTGTACATTATTTTGAGTCGATTGAGAACTACTACCGGGCCCAAATAAATGAGGATAAACAAGAGCATGGTCAGGTGTTTTTCTCCTTAATTGAACAAGAAGGAGAAAACGAACAATTTTTAAAGCAATTTTCAGAGATGATACGGATTCCTAAAACCTCCTCAAGAACTCCAAATGTAGAATGGTTATAG
- a CDS encoding phosphatidylglycerophosphatase A family protein has translation MSEKKPQPIDEVEKRAREALEERGVTINDIADLVYFLQEKYHPNLEMDDCIHNVNRVIRKREIQNAILTGIQLDVLTEQNKLEEPLQGIIARDEGLYGVDEIIALSIVNVYGSIGFTNYGYIDKQKPGILKKLNDKSSGECHTFLDDIVGAIAAAASSRLAHRAANVE, from the coding sequence ATGTCTGAGAAAAAACCACAACCTATTGATGAAGTTGAAAAAAGAGCTCGTGAAGCACTTGAAGAGCGCGGCGTAACGATTAACGACATTGCCGATCTAGTCTATTTTCTTCAAGAAAAATACCATCCCAATTTAGAGATGGATGACTGCATTCATAACGTCAATCGAGTGATCCGCAAACGCGAAATTCAAAATGCGATATTAACAGGAATTCAATTAGATGTATTAACAGAGCAAAATAAGCTCGAAGAACCGCTTCAAGGGATTATTGCAAGAGATGAAGGGTTATATGGGGTCGATGAAATTATTGCATTGTCTATCGTAAATGTGTACGGCTCAATCGGATTTACAAATTATGGCTATATCGATAAACAAAAACCTGGGATTTTAAAGAAATTAAATGACAAGTCAAGTGGGGAGTGTCACACGTTTCTAGATGATATTGTAGGTGCGATTGCAGCAGCTGCTTCAAGCCGCCTCGCTCACCGTGCTGCAAATGTAGAGTAA
- a CDS encoding TIGR01457 family HAD-type hydrolase, translating to MKAYKGFLIDLDGTMYRGTEPIPEAIDFVKRIEQMGYPYLFVTNNSTKTPREAAGILQNMGVPATSEHIFTTSMAAAGVIKDLKPNAKVLMVGENGLKQSLLDEGHELVDVDPDYVVMGLDREITYEKLAKAALAVRSGAAFIATNGDRALPTEKGLMPGAGSLISVITTSTGVKPTFIGKPEPIMIEQALEKIGVKKEEALMIGDNYDTDILAGINADVDTLMVLTGVSNEEHLKDVDDKPTYVLPSLSEWQFN from the coding sequence ATGAAAGCATATAAAGGATTTCTAATTGATTTAGACGGAACAATGTACCGAGGCACTGAACCGATTCCTGAAGCCATTGATTTTGTGAAAAGAATAGAACAAATGGGTTATCCTTATTTATTTGTGACAAACAATTCTACCAAAACTCCAAGAGAAGCAGCAGGGATATTACAGAATATGGGGGTTCCTGCGACAAGTGAACATATTTTCACGACAAGTATGGCTGCAGCGGGTGTGATTAAAGACCTTAAACCGAATGCAAAAGTTTTAATGGTAGGAGAAAATGGACTAAAGCAAAGTCTTCTTGATGAGGGACATGAATTGGTTGATGTGGACCCAGACTATGTTGTGATGGGATTAGATCGAGAAATTACATATGAAAAGTTAGCAAAAGCAGCACTGGCTGTTCGAAGTGGTGCTGCGTTTATTGCAACAAATGGCGATCGTGCCTTACCGACTGAAAAAGGACTAATGCCTGGTGCCGGCTCACTTATATCAGTGATTACGACTTCTACTGGAGTGAAACCGACCTTTATTGGAAAGCCTGAGCCGATCATGATCGAACAGGCACTTGAGAAGATAGGGGTTAAAAAAGAAGAGGCACTGATGATTGGTGATAATTATGACACAGATATCTTAGCGGGAATCAATGCCGATGTTGATACACTTATGGTATTAACGGGAGTAAGCAATGAGGAGCATTTAAAAGATGTTGACGATAAACCGACGTATGTTTTACCGTCATTATCTGAATGGCAGTTTAATTAA
- a CDS encoding helix-turn-helix transcriptional regulator, whose protein sequence is MVMVVNNNTNSTRQVILVMLKKSQQLTVSEIAEQLEITEMAVRRHLQGLEKEGLIESRLERQPMGRPTHKYSLTLKGEESFPRNYGNLSLEFLQDLEQLSGTEMIEKLFEQRRERLLDKYSTAVTGSFEERVETLARIQNESGYMVEVEKQDDGTYRFVEYNCPIAQVATAYPVACTCEQKLFKSLLDTDEIEREECMAKMDTAGCVYVLKEKSKK, encoded by the coding sequence ATGGTGATGGTCGTGAATAATAATACCAACTCCACAAGGCAAGTTATCTTAGTGATGTTAAAAAAAAGCCAGCAGCTGACCGTCTCAGAAATAGCTGAGCAATTAGAAATTACAGAGATGGCGGTGCGCAGACACCTACAAGGATTAGAAAAAGAAGGGCTGATCGAATCGAGGCTTGAAAGACAGCCGATGGGCCGCCCTACACATAAATATTCTTTAACCCTTAAAGGAGAAGAGAGCTTCCCAAGGAATTACGGCAATCTCTCGCTTGAATTTTTACAAGACCTCGAACAATTAAGTGGAACGGAAATGATTGAAAAGTTATTTGAACAGCGCCGCGAACGACTGCTTGATAAATACAGCACTGCTGTAACAGGCAGTTTTGAAGAGCGTGTTGAGACACTTGCTCGTATTCAAAATGAGAGCGGGTATATGGTTGAGGTTGAGAAGCAGGATGATGGAACATATCGGTTTGTAGAATACAACTGCCCGATCGCGCAAGTTGCAACAGCTTACCCTGTTGCGTGTACGTGTGAACAGAAACTGTTTAAGTCTCTGCTTGATACAGATGAGATCGAAAGGGAAGAGTGCATGGCTAAGATGGATACGGCGGGCTGTGTGTATGTTTTAAAAGAGAAAAGTAAAAAATAA
- a CDS encoding DUF86 domain-containing protein — MYFVNREKIEDTLTYMDQLLTEFEENQPLETVKDKLAYERFATVVIESIIDVGNSMIDGFIMRDPGSYEDIVEILFDEKVLQEEEAAALKKVVSLRKPLVTDYTQIKHEDVQAVIQTERKALESFSSHVRRYLVEELGPVSAFLPEQNY; from the coding sequence ATGTATTTTGTGAATCGTGAAAAAATTGAAGATACCCTTACATATATGGATCAATTGTTAACAGAATTTGAGGAGAATCAACCTCTTGAAACCGTAAAGGATAAGCTTGCTTATGAGCGGTTTGCAACGGTTGTCATAGAATCAATTATTGATGTTGGAAATAGTATGATTGACGGCTTTATCATGCGTGATCCTGGGAGCTATGAAGACATTGTAGAAATCCTTTTTGATGAAAAAGTGCTCCAAGAAGAAGAGGCGGCTGCCCTGAAAAAAGTGGTCAGCTTAAGAAAACCGCTTGTAACAGACTACACACAAATTAAGCATGAAGATGTACAAGCAGTCATTCAAACGGAAAGAAAGGCTCTAGAGTCCTTTTCAAGCCACGTTAGACGCTATTTAGTAGAGGAGCTTGGTCCTGTTTCTGCGTTTTTGCCTGAACAGAATTACTAA
- the glpX gene encoding class II fructose-bisphosphatase — MDRELALEIVRVTEAAALASSQWMGRGKKNEADDAATSAMRTMFDSVNCRGTVVIGEGELDEAPMLYIGEEVGSGHGPEVDIAVDPLEGTNIVAKGHPNAMAVIAVADKGTLLHAPDMYMEKIAVGPLAAGLVRLDDPIEKTIDIVAKMTNKRVRDVTVIIQERERHAELIERVRQKGARVKLFGDGDVGASIATALPQTGIDLFVGTGGAPEGVISAAALKALGGDMQARLVPMNDEEFERCKKMGLEDPRQVLQLDDLVRGDDAIFAATGVSSGELVEGVRFLGGDLAETDSIVMRAKTRTVRYIKTHHHLDHKPHLVMND; from the coding sequence TTGGATCGTGAACTAGCCTTAGAAATCGTCCGTGTAACGGAAGCAGCAGCCCTAGCTTCATCTCAATGGATGGGCCGCGGGAAGAAAAATGAAGCAGATGATGCTGCAACGAGTGCCATGCGCACAATGTTTGATTCAGTAAACTGCAGAGGTACTGTTGTCATTGGTGAAGGAGAACTTGACGAGGCACCAATGCTCTATATTGGCGAAGAAGTCGGCAGTGGGCATGGTCCTGAAGTTGACATCGCGGTTGACCCGCTTGAAGGAACAAACATCGTAGCGAAAGGACACCCTAATGCGATGGCTGTTATTGCGGTAGCCGATAAAGGAACGCTGCTTCACGCACCAGATATGTATATGGAAAAGATCGCAGTCGGACCTCTTGCCGCTGGACTTGTCCGTCTTGATGACCCTATCGAAAAAACAATTGATATTGTGGCTAAAATGACAAATAAACGAGTTCGTGATGTGACAGTGATTATCCAAGAGCGTGAGCGTCATGCTGAATTGATTGAACGCGTTCGCCAAAAGGGTGCTCGTGTTAAATTATTTGGTGACGGTGACGTTGGTGCTTCTATTGCCACTGCCTTGCCGCAAACGGGTATTGATTTGTTTGTTGGAACAGGCGGAGCTCCAGAAGGTGTTATTTCTGCTGCTGCGCTAAAAGCTTTAGGCGGTGACATGCAAGCTCGTCTTGTACCAATGAATGATGAAGAATTTGAACGCTGCAAAAAAATGGGGCTAGAAGATCCTCGTCAAGTATTACAATTAGACGATCTTGTTCGCGGTGATGATGCTATTTTTGCTGCAACGGGAGTATCTTCTGGTGAATTAGTTGAAGGCGTACGCTTTTTAGGCGGAGACCTTGCTGAAACTGACTCCATTGTTATGCGTGCTAAGACAAGAACAGTCCGCTACATTAAAACACATCACCATCTTGACCATAAACCTCATTTAGTGATGAACGACTAA
- a CDS encoding DUF3055 domain-containing protein, whose translation MSERFYLYDDTEETRTRFVSFMGESQRFDLAIITSSRYYGKKLVLDVLSNRFAIIGTDDLEEPGYLEHAYQISEEEAGELRSFLYEVI comes from the coding sequence ATGTCTGAGCGCTTTTATTTATATGATGACACAGAAGAAACAAGGACCAGATTTGTAAGCTTTATGGGTGAGTCACAACGTTTTGACTTAGCCATCATCACCTCTTCCCGCTATTACGGGAAAAAGCTGGTTCTAGATGTATTATCTAATCGGTTTGCCATTATTGGTACAGACGATTTAGAAGAGCCTGGCTATCTTGAGCACGCTTATCAAATCAGTGAAGAAGAAGCTGGCGAATTACGTTCATTTTTATATGAAGTCATTTAA
- a CDS encoding cytosolic protein, translated as MPDSRDKETEDYTDFSNVETMRNFIVPEITPEGPYGSPINKDKPVENKSTPWKPGQRYYSAFNYEFKSLHQNLPRKYPGHHPTHDDPDKNEEPPYTTT; from the coding sequence ATGCCAGATTCACGTGATAAAGAAACGGAAGATTACACTGACTTCTCAAACGTCGAAACGATGCGCAATTTCATTGTGCCAGAAATTACTCCAGAAGGCCCTTACGGCTCACCAATCAATAAGGATAAACCTGTTGAAAATAAAAGCACCCCTTGGAAGCCTGGGCAGCGTTATTACAGCGCTTTCAATTATGAGTTTAAATCTTTGCACCAAAACCTTCCGCGTAAATATCCAGGACATCACCCAACTCATGATGATCCTGATAAAAACGAAGAACCACCTTACACGACCACTTAA
- a CDS encoding YutD family protein, whose amino-acid sequence MQYEVIEDIKEGWNEEAFKARYSDVLNKYDYIVGDWGYSQLRLRGFFEDRHKKSTFDTKISTLPDYLYEYCNFGCAYFVLTKVKETKEKDREKEKQPVPAEEAAALSEE is encoded by the coding sequence ATGCAGTATGAAGTAATAGAGGACATAAAAGAGGGCTGGAATGAAGAAGCCTTTAAGGCACGTTACAGTGATGTGTTAAATAAATACGATTATATTGTTGGTGATTGGGGTTACAGCCAATTGCGTTTACGCGGCTTTTTTGAAGACCGCCATAAAAAGTCGACCTTTGATACGAAGATCAGTACTCTTCCTGATTATTTATACGAGTATTGTAATTTTGGCTGCGCTTATTTCGTGCTTACGAAAGTGAAGGAAACGAAAGAAAAGGATAGGGAAAAAGAAAAACAGCCTGTACCTGCAGAAGAGGCAGCGGCATTAAGTGAAGAATAG
- a CDS encoding YhcN/YlaJ family sporulation lipoprotein, which translates to MIKKSMVISGVAALMLMTGCQMNDVGQQSMQRTANPNYGPMQTNHGYYPMGMGQQNQNNDYNHYGYTRYQKQQVEANGRQQSTPMFDRTELSDTVTRMVLTNETVSEAATLVTDKYVLVAYDCDTNDRDYVADQVKRSAISVVPRYYEVYITDDHSHFEDIERFQDGSTTAGNLDGTLKQTIQEMRQSPQGAYNEDTDDNMNVMEKKQQKLMD; encoded by the coding sequence ATGATAAAAAAATCAATGGTGATCTCTGGTGTCGCAGCTTTAATGCTTATGACCGGCTGCCAGATGAATGATGTGGGGCAACAATCGATGCAGCGTACAGCTAATCCGAATTACGGCCCTATGCAAACGAATCATGGCTATTATCCAATGGGAATGGGTCAGCAAAATCAAAATAATGACTACAACCATTATGGGTACACAAGATATCAAAAACAACAGGTAGAAGCAAACGGCAGACAACAATCAACACCTATGTTTGACCGGACAGAGCTTTCTGATACGGTAACAAGAATGGTCTTAACGAACGAAACGGTGAGCGAGGCCGCTACACTTGTTACAGATAAATACGTATTAGTTGCTTATGACTGCGATACGAACGACCGCGATTACGTAGCGGACCAAGTAAAACGCAGTGCGATTTCTGTAGTTCCGCGTTACTATGAAGTCTATATTACAGATGATCATAGTCATTTCGAAGACATTGAACGCTTCCAAGATGGCTCCACAACAGCTGGAAATTTAGACGGAACGCTTAAACAAACGATCCAAGAAATGCGCCAATCTCCACAAGGTGCCTACAACGAGGACACCGACGACAACATGAACGTCATGGAAAAGAAACAACAGAAATTAATGGATTAA
- a CDS encoding homocysteine synthase: MSEENHFRPETLAIHAGQEIDPTTFSRAVPLYQTTSYGFKDTDHAANLFSLSEFGNIYTRLMNPTTDVFEKRVAALEGGAAALATASGQAAITYSILNIAEAGDEIVSAASLYGGTYNLFSTTLPKLGIKVHFVDPTDPANFKAAITDKTKAIYAETVGNPKGDVLDIEAVAHIAHEHNLPLIVDNTFPSPYLLQPIKHGADIVVHSATKFIGGHGTSIGGVIVDSGKFDWTKTDKYPGLTTPDPSYNGVVYTEAVGPIAYIIKARVQLLRDLGASIAPFNSFLLLQGLETLHLRMKQHSENALETARFLEAHQSVDWVSYSGLESHSSYDLAQKYLPKGQGAILTFGLKGGVEAGKKLIHSVELFSHLANVGDSKSLIIHPASTTHQQLTEEEQLAAGVTPGMIRLSIGTEAIEDILGDLGQAIEKSQQ; this comes from the coding sequence ATGAGTGAAGAGAATCATTTCAGGCCGGAAACATTAGCTATTCATGCTGGACAAGAGATTGATCCAACCACGTTTTCACGCGCGGTTCCGCTTTACCAAACAACCTCTTATGGATTTAAAGACACAGATCATGCTGCAAATTTATTCTCGCTAAGTGAATTTGGTAATATTTATACACGCTTAATGAACCCGACTACCGATGTATTTGAAAAAAGAGTAGCCGCACTTGAAGGCGGGGCAGCGGCTCTTGCGACTGCTTCAGGACAGGCGGCAATTACGTACTCTATTTTAAATATTGCTGAGGCTGGAGATGAAATTGTGTCGGCCGCCAGTTTATACGGGGGTACATATAATTTATTTTCAACAACATTACCGAAGCTTGGCATCAAGGTTCATTTTGTTGACCCGACTGATCCTGCTAACTTTAAAGCAGCTATCACTGATAAAACAAAAGCCATCTATGCAGAGACGGTAGGGAATCCAAAAGGAGATGTGCTAGATATTGAGGCAGTGGCTCATATTGCTCATGAGCACAATCTTCCTCTCATAGTCGATAATACCTTCCCAAGTCCATACTTACTGCAGCCAATTAAGCATGGTGCGGATATTGTTGTTCATTCTGCCACAAAATTTATCGGTGGCCATGGTACTTCAATTGGCGGGGTGATCGTAGACAGTGGAAAGTTTGATTGGACAAAAACAGATAAGTATCCTGGGCTTACGACGCCGGATCCAAGTTATAACGGCGTTGTCTACACAGAAGCCGTTGGTCCAATTGCCTATATTATAAAAGCTCGAGTGCAGCTTCTTCGGGACTTAGGGGCATCTATTGCACCGTTCAACTCATTTTTACTTCTGCAAGGGCTAGAAACCCTTCATTTGCGAATGAAGCAGCATAGTGAAAATGCGTTAGAGACTGCAAGGTTTCTTGAGGCGCATCAGTCTGTTGACTGGGTTTCTTATTCTGGGTTAGAATCTCATTCCTCCTATGACCTCGCTCAAAAATATTTGCCAAAAGGGCAAGGAGCTATTTTAACATTCGGATTAAAAGGTGGAGTAGAGGCTGGGAAGAAGCTTATTCATTCGGTTGAATTGTTCTCACACCTAGCTAATGTAGGGGATTCAAAATCACTAATTATTCACCCGGCTAGTACGACTCATCAGCAGTTAACAGAAGAAGAACAGCTCGCAGCAGGAGTGACTCCTGGAATGATTCGTCTTTCAATCGGAACAGAAGCGATTGAAGACATTTTAGGCGATCTTGGCCAAGCGATTGAAAAAAGCCAGCAATAA
- the lipA gene encoding lipoyl synthase, whose amino-acid sequence MAKKEEHLRKPEWLKIKLNTNETYTGLKKMMREKNLHTVCEEARCPNIHECWAVRKTATFMILGDVCTRACRFCAVKTGLPNELDLQEPERVADSVEMMGLKHAVITAVARDDLKDGGAAVFAETVRAVRRKNPFCTIEVLPSDMLGNFDSLKTLMDAKPNIMNHNIETVRRLSPRVRARATYDRTLEFLRRAKEMNPDIPTKSSLMIGLGETREEIIETMDDLRANNVDIMTIGQYLQPTKKHLKVQKYYTPEEFAEFKEIALEKGFSHCESGPLVRSSYHADEQVNEAQVREEANKVAKTHN is encoded by the coding sequence ATGGCAAAGAAAGAAGAACATTTACGTAAGCCGGAGTGGCTGAAAATAAAATTAAACACAAATGAGACTTACACTGGTCTAAAGAAGATGATGCGCGAGAAAAATCTACATACAGTCTGTGAAGAAGCGCGTTGTCCAAATATCCATGAATGCTGGGCTGTTCGTAAGACGGCTACATTTATGATCTTAGGGGATGTATGTACACGTGCCTGCCGTTTCTGTGCCGTTAAAACAGGTCTTCCTAATGAACTTGACCTGCAAGAGCCGGAACGTGTAGCAGATTCTGTAGAAATGATGGGATTAAAGCATGCCGTTATCACAGCTGTCGCTCGTGATGATTTAAAAGACGGAGGGGCGGCTGTGTTTGCTGAAACGGTTCGTGCCGTACGCCGTAAAAATCCATTCTGTACGATTGAAGTACTGCCATCTGATATGTTAGGTAATTTTGATAGCCTGAAGACGTTAATGGATGCGAAACCGAATATTATGAACCATAATATTGAAACGGTTCGCCGCCTGTCGCCAAGAGTTCGCGCACGTGCAACGTATGACCGTACATTAGAGTTCTTGCGCCGCGCTAAAGAAATGAACCCAGATATCCCTACAAAATCAAGCCTGATGATCGGCCTTGGTGAAACAAGAGAAGAGATTATTGAAACAATGGATGATCTTCGTGCCAACAACGTGGATATTATGACTATTGGACAATACCTTCAACCGACGAAAAAGCATTTAAAAGTACAAAAGTATTACACACCAGAAGAATTTGCTGAATTTAAAGAGATTGCTCTTGAAAAAGGCTTCAGCCACTGTGAATCTGGTCCGCTTGTACGCTCTTCATACCATGCCGATGAGCAGGTAAACGAAGCACAGGTAAGAGAAGAAGCGAACAAAGTAGCAAAAACACATAATTAA